Proteins from one Porites lutea chromosome 3, jaPorLute2.1, whole genome shotgun sequence genomic window:
- the LOC140931426 gene encoding D-3-phosphoglycerate dehydrogenase-like, with protein sequence MAFSLDLKRVLISDSVDSCCKTILETNGIVVDLKTKLTKEELLAEIPDYDGLIVRSATKVTADVIKAGNKLKIIGRAGTGVDNIDIPAASLQGVIVMNTPGGNTLSAAEHTCVLISTLARHIPQAAASMKEGKWDRKKYMGSELFGKTLAIVGLGRIGREVAHRMQSYGMTTIGYDPLVPADEAAKFNIEWMELDQLWPKADYITVHTPLIPQTRGLLGDKTFPLCKKGVYVVNCARGGIIDEASLLRSLESGQCGGAALDVYETEPPTGVSGQLVQHPNVIACPHLGASTVEAQTRVAKEIAEQFVDAAQGKSLFGVVNAAFLTEALKPEAQPWLSLGDKLGRIAACLVNDQPLTKVTVTTHGAEMKSALRYVTAAVSAGILGGKNANLVNSAVIAKDKGCDVSSSHEDTFGLPYNGAVSLTVNSDTTLTGTVVGIGVPVLIKFNSHVFSGGVPLSGNLLFAKGNPGKVLTDLGSKSNGAVNCVHVAAGGAESVVIVSTSSQLSADYPCIAL encoded by the exons ATGGCGTTTAGTCTAGATCTCAAGCGAGTTTTGATAAGCGACAGTGTGGACAGCTGTTGTAAAACTATTTTGGAAACGAATGGAATCGTTGTCgacttaaaaacaaagctaaccAAAGAAGAGCTCCTTGCAGAAATCCCG GATTATGATGGTCTGATCGTTCGCTCAGCAACAAAAGTGACTGCAGATGTGATCAAGGCAGGGAATAAACTTAAAATTATAGGTCGAGCTGGAACTGGTGTCGACAACATTGATATCCCTGCAGCTTCACTTCAAGGAGTTATTGTTATGAA CACTCCTGGAGGTAACACACTGAGTGCGGCAGAACACACCTGTGTACTTATCAGTACTCTTGCAAG GCATATACCCCAGGCAGCAGCCTCCATGAAGGAGGGAAAATGGGACAGAAAAAAG TACATGGGAAGTGAACTATTTGGCAAAACTCTTGCAATTGTTGGACTGGGAAGAATTGGGAGAGAAGTTGCTCATCGCATGCAGTCCTATGGCATGACA ACTATTGGGTACGATCCTCTTGTTCCAGCTGATGAGGCAGCTAAGTTTAATATTGAGTGGATGGAACTAGACCAGCTGTGGCCAAAAGCAGACTACATCACAGTACACACTCCTCTCATTCCACAGACAAGAG GACTTCTCGGTGATAAGACATTCCCTCTCTGTAAGAAAGGTGTGTATGTAGTCAACTGTGCACGTGGTGGTATCATTGATGAAGCATCCCTTTTAAGATCATTGGAGTCAGGGCAGTGTGGTGGGGCAGCTCTCGATGTCTATGAAACGGAACCCCCTACTG GAGTATCAGGGCAGTTAGTCCAGCATCCTAATGTCATAGCTTGTCCCCATCTTGGTGCCAGCACTGTTGAGGCGCAAACCAGGGTAGCAAAGGAAATAGCTGAACAGTTTGTTGATGCTGCACAGGGGAAGTCACTATTTGGTGTG GTAAATGCTGCATTCTTAACTGAAGCCCTGAAACCTGAAGCGCAGCCTTGGCTAAGCCTCGGTGACAAACTTGGAAGGATTGCTGCATGTCTTGTGAATGATCAGCCACTCACCAAAGTCACTGTGACAACACATGGTGCTGAAATGAAGTCCGCATTACGATATGTTACTGCTGCTGTGTCAGCAGGAATTCTTGgtggaaaaaatgccaatttggTTAATAGTGCTGTCATTGCAAAAGATAAAGGCTGTGAT GTATCATCTAGCCATGAGGACACTTTTGGACTCCCTTATAATGGCGCAGTATCATTGACGGTAAACAGTGACACCACATTGACAGGAACAGTGGTGGGGATTGGTGTTCCTGTGCTGATCAAGTTCAACAGCCATGTTTTCAGTGGTGGGGTACCCCTCTCTGGAAACCTTTTGTTTGCTAAAGGAAATCCTGGTAAAGTCCTGACTGATCTCGGTTCCAAGAGTAATGGTGCAGTTAACTGTGTTCATGTGGCAGCAGGAGGAGCAGAAAGTGTTGTTATTGTTAGCACTTCTTCTCAATTGTCAGCAGATTATCCTTGTATAGCATTGTGA